The region AAGGAATCTTAATTCGATCCGACGATACAAGCCGGATAGAATTTCAGAACTGTGTGTGGAGGAATCATGGAATTTACCCTCTTTACTACTCAGCAGGGTCTTTATTTCCTAGTTAAGTATATTCACTTTCTAGCGGGAATAACTTGGATCGGTTTGCTGTACTACCTAAATTTCGTTCAAGGACCATTCTTTAACGAAACGGATGCCGAAACTAAAAAGAATGCGACCCAAAAATTGGTTCCGCGCGTGCTTTGGTGGTTCCGATGGGGAGCGATGTTCACTCTGCTTTCCGGTCTTATTATGATTGCGCTCGCTATCAGCAGCGGAATTCCGCATAACTCTCAGTGGTTTGTAGTGATCCTCGTGGGAGCAATCTTCGGAATTCTCATGTGGGCAAACGTTTGGTTCGTAATCTGGCCGAATCAGAAAGTGGTTATCGCTAAAGCCAAGGGAGAAACTACCGTGGATCCGGCTCCGAACGCGAACCGAGCATTCGTAGCGTCTCGTACGAACGTGTTTTTCTCTATCCCGATGCTTTTCGCGATGGGAGCGGCAAGAAACCTTCCTCTTAGCTACAGCCCCGATAAATTGCAGATCTTTCTGGGAATCATCGGATTAATCGCACTTTTGGTCGAAATCAACGCTTTGACTGCGGATCAGAACGGGCCTACCATTAAACCCGTAAAGACCGTTAAGGGAGTAATCACCAGCGGACTCGTATTCGCTTTAGTGGTTTACGTTCTGATGGAAGCATTGTTGACCGCATAAGGAAACAAGAATGAATTTATCCCGAACTTTACGTGCCGGGAAAGAGAGGGGCGGTTTCTACCGCCTTTCTTTTTTAGGCCTTCTGCTTTTGTTATTCTTCTTTTCTTTGCTGACCTTTTGCAAAAAGGAAGAGGCCCTTTCTCCGATCGCTACCGAAGGAAAGGGGATCTATATGGCAAATTGCATCGCCTGCCATAATGTAAATCCTAAGATAGACGGCGCCGTAGGTCCTTCGGTGGCCAATTCTTCCTACGAGCTTTTGGAAGCGCGCATGAAAGGAGAATATCCTTCCGGATATGCACCGAAACGCCAGAGCCAAGCGATGACTCGTTTTACGTTTACGGCCGAACAATTAAAAGCTTTGGAAGAATTTTTGAAGCGCTAAATTTATCTTACGATCCGGGGTGGTTTGTCCCGGATCGTAAATCTTAGGAAGAGCTTAATTTCTTCCGATAGAAACTCTTACGTTTCTAAGAATATCGATAATCTGTTTGTGAATCTTTCCATTAGAGGCAACTACTTCCGCTTGTCCGGAAAGGAAATGCTTTCCTTGGAAATCCGTCAGTTTACCTCCGGCTTCGGTTAAGATCACCGAGCTTGCGACGGTATCCCATAACTTGACGCCTTTTTCCCAAATGCCGTCCAGGACTCCTTCCGCAACCCAACAGGTATCCAACACGAAGGAACCAGTCCTTCTCATAGATCTTCCGCAGCTGATGAAAGCGGTGATATCCGCGATCACCTCGTTTAGGATTTCTTTCCTATTGGTGGGAAAGCTGGATACCAATAGGGACCGAGCCAAGGAATCGGTGTTGGAAACGTCGATACGGAGTCCGTTCTTGAAGGCGCCTTGGCTTAGAATGGCAGAATACCTCGTGTCCATTTCAGGAGCAAATACGACTCCCGCAACGGGAGTCTCTCTATGCTCTAGACCTACGGAGATACAATAGAGGGGAATGCCTCGAACGAAATTCATGGAACCGTCGATAGGGTCCAGAACCCAACGGAAAGAATTGCTTCCTTCGTGGCGGAAGTAATCCTCGGAAATGATAGAGTCGTTCGGAAAATTTTGCCGGATGAAATCGATCAGGAATTTACCCATCAATTCGTCGGCCTTATGAATGCGTTCTTTCTCTTCGGCTTCGGTTACGATACCGAATACTCGGATCTCTTTTTGGAGTTTTCTTGCGGATTCTAAAATCAACCCGGAAACGGATTGGACCGATTTAACACGTTTCTTGACTTCTTCTAACGGAAAATCGATGGGGGGCGCTAGTGATTCCATGCCGGGTTCTTATGTCCTTTCTTCCCGTAAAATCCTCCATGCCATATTTCCGGAAGGGGAAAGCATTCTTTCCGCCTTATGAGAGCGAAGCCAGCGGAAGAAGGAAATCCGGGTGGATTCTTCTAAGGTCATGCTGTCCGGTCTTAACAAAAGATCAACAACTTGGTGGAAGGAAATGAAATCCTTTGCGATATTCCTTAGGGAAGTCTCCAGGAATCTTGCCGTTAACGTGAGATATTCGACTGCGATAGGCTGGAAGATCTTTCCCGGAGACCAATCTCCCGGCTGAATGCCCAAGGATTCCTGGATGACTTGAATCTGCTTGGAGTAATCCACCTCGTCGAAAATTTCTGAGTAGGTATGCCGAACTCCTTCGAAGGTATCCGCTCCGATCTGAACCATGAAATCGGACTCTTGGTATTTCTTGGCGGTAAAATCCACGAGAACCGAATCCTCCACGATCAGGGATTCTATCGGAACCACTCTTGCGGAAAAGTAAGCTCTCTTGGTCCGAGCCGACATAGTTCTACCTTGGGATGCGGCGAATTGGATATCTTCTTTACTCGCTCCGCCTAAATGCATTAGGAAAAAGCTGAGAACGATCGCGTAGGGAGGAGGGTTCTCTTTCCAAAGCCGTGGAGAATTCTCCCTAAAGAATTCGCCTTCGGTATATAAGGGACGGATCAGAAATAATCTATCTATATTCCTTTTCGGTCTAGGTTCCGGTAATACAAGACAATCGCTGACGAATTCCGGAGCCAATTGCAGAAAACTTCTCAGAAAAGATTCTGCCGCGGAAAATTCCACTTCGAATACGGACGTAGAAGGAAGAAGATACTGCTCTTCGAATTCGAGAAAAGAGGTGTGAAGATTGTCCACGAATATCGAGTTGGGTTTATTCTTTAAATGACTCGTATCGCTTAGAATCCTATTTAACTCTTTTACTTCTTTTATCTTCATGTTTTCACTTTAGGAACAATACGCACTTCGTAAGGTTTGAGCAGATTCCAGCCCGCCGGAGAGAATTTGCCGGAATGGTTGATCAAAATTTCGTAGTCCTTGCTTTTTCCCTTTCTAAACGTCTTTTCCACATTCGGACCGTAGAAAGTAAAAGGAACACCCGCTTTACGTAAAATTCTGCGATACAATAACATGAAAGAAATCGGATTGAGACTCGCCCCAATATATATTACGTTTCCTTTTCCGAATTGATTGCAAGTGATTACCGGTTTTCCTTTATAAAATTTCTTTCCATCCGAATATTTTGCCCAAACTTTCGCGGTCGTTGGTTCCAAAATCTCGCAGATCTTGGAGCAACTTCCGGGTAAAATACGGAAGCGAATCTTAACTTCCCTGTTTCCTACGGCTTCGAATTTTCTCACCTTGATTCCGGCCATTTCTGCGAAAGGACCGGGGACCTGTGAATCCAACATCCAAGAGTTCTTGTCCTTGGATCCGGACCTATACCCTATAACCAGAGTTCCTCCGTTTTCTACGTAAGACTTCAGCTTCTCTATGATGGAATCGTCCACCATAGAATACAAAGGAAGAACCAAAACTTTGTATTTAAAAAAGTCCGTTTTGGAAATCGGAAGAAAATGAGAGTTTACGTTCAGAATATTTAGGCCGGAAAACCAAGTCGCCATTTCCACATCGTAGCCCACTTGGGCAAACGGTGCAGGCTGGAACTTCAAACCGGAAGAAATCGGCTGGTGTTTGAAATTTCTAGAGTTCTCAATATCGTGCAGGACAGCAACTTCGGCGGGAAAAGGCTCGGAAGCAAAATCCTTGGCCGCAGGTAGGAACTCGGAAATTCCCTTCTGCAATTCCGAATATCTTTCCGTTAGGGATTTGTCGTGGTCCAAGATTCCGTAGCATAACTGTTCCTGTCCGAATCTCGCGGTCCTATACCGAAAGAAAACGATTTGATCGGCGCCTTGTAGAATCGCCTGTTTCATCCAGAGTTTGGTCTGCCCCGGAGCGGGGAGATAACCTAAAACGTCATGCCCTTGGAAACCGGAGATTTGTTCCATAACGGTGAAAGGAAGATTTTTCAAACCTCTAACGTATTGGTGCATGGCGGATATAAAAGGGTGCGGATAAGGTTCGGCCTGATCTCCCCAAGTAGGATAATTGTCCCAAGAAACATAATCCAAATAAGTCGCAAGTTCGGACATATCAATGACCGGAAGAAAAGGACTCGGGTACAAATTTGTGGTCAGCTTTCTACCGGGAGAATATTTACGAAGAATTTCCGCTTGGAGTCGTACGAACTCCACGATCGTGTCCGAATGGAAACGGTAAAAATCCTGAATCATAGAAGGGTTGAATCCGGCGCTCACATGGGGACCCGGGATAGGTATCTCATTCCAATCGTTGAAGATCACTCCCCAGAAAACGTTTCCCCAGGTTTCGTTCAAGTTCCGAATCGTTTTGTATTTGGATTTCAACCAAAGGCGAAAAGCCTTTAACGAAGTGATAGAATGGTCTATATCGGAACCTTCATGACCGATTTCGTTATCGATCTGCCAACCCACAACTGCGGGATGCTTTCCGAGAGCCTGCGCCATTTTAGTGACGATACGCGTCACAGCCTTTCTATAATTGGGAGAAGAGAAGCAGGCCTGTCTTCTTGTGCCTATATCTCTTAGGATCCCGTCTCTAATTTGCAGAACATCCGGATATTTCTTCGCTAACCATGGAGGGAATGTAGCCGTAGGGGTTCCTAGAATCGCATCCATTCTGTGCTTTTGGACCAAATCTAGAATTTTCAACCAGAAGGAGAAATCGAACGATCCTTCCTTGGGTTCCATTAAGGCCCAGGAGAATTCGGCTAAGCGAACTCTCGTTAAGCCCATATCCTTCATGATTCGAAGGTCTTCTTCCCAATCTTTGGGTGTCCATTGCTCCGGGTAATAGTCCGCTCCGAAAATCATTCCGCTTCCTTCCTAAATCGGGTAGAGACGATCTTTCCTAGACCTAGACTTCTTTCCAGAAAGAAAACCCGCAAATCCAAGGGAATTCGGGAAAAAATACTGTCTTTTCGATACGATTCGGAGAGAATAAGAAAAGAGCCCGTTCGGAGACGATGGGATTCTCCATCCATACATGGAAAACCAAGATACGTATGCTTACGGGATACTTCCCGATGTTCATTTTCGATTTTCGGCCGCCGAAATTTCCTACGCGGTAACCGCAGCTTCCAATCTCCACGGTTTCGACGATACCGGTACGGAGTTATTGGCGAGAACTATGCTTTCCGCATTCTTCTTAGCGGACTTGGTGAAAGGAGAAACTAAGGTCAGCGTTCAGATTCGATTCTACGACGATTCGGAGATCCATTCCGTTTTGGCTTACAGTACTCGTCAGGGTAGAATGAAAGCGACTCTTCGTCATCGTCCCGAAGAGGATGTGGAATCCGGACAAATCTCCGAGGAAAATTTAGGAATTCTGAAAGTATTTCGTTGGAAAGACGGAGAATGCATTTATCAATCCATCGTTCCTTTTCGGAACCAAAGTTTTGAGGCCAATATCGAGGCTTACTTGAGAGACTCGGAACAAGTCCCGTCTTTTTTAGTGGCGTTCGTGAAGTTGGAAGGATTGCATTGGAAAGTAAAAGGACTCTTCCTACAAGCTCTTCCCGAAGCGAGATCCGAGCATATAGACGCAGTAAGAGAATGGGCCGGCAAGGTGGAAGAGCGCAAGGCCGTAGTGTTTGCCGGGAAAATCCGCGAGTCCCTACAAAGCTTGGAAGCGGATTGGAACACTAAATTGCAGATCCTGGAAGAAGGAACTCCTCAATATCGTTGCGATTGTTCCGAAGAAAAGATCAAAGAGTTGATCCAAAACCTGGGAAAGGAAGAGGCGATGGACATCGCCGAAGAGCAAGGTCAGATCGAGGTAACTTGCGAATTTTGTAATTCTATCTACAGATTTCCTAAGGAACAGGTCCTCGAGTTGTTTTAGACAGAGGAATGCAGAGACAATTTAAAGATTTATCGCTGGAAGAGCTTGATATTCCCGCCAAGGTAATTGCGGGTCTTGCCGGAAGGGTCTGGAAATCCGGAAATTATCCGATTCTCCTCCTCTCCGGTAAAATGGGCGCAGGCAAAACCACTTTTTCCGCTAGGATCGTCTTTGCGCTCTTGGATTTTTTCGGAGACCCGACGGATAAAAAATCTATCTACGTAAACTCGCCCACGTATACCATTTTGAACGAATATTCTTTCGCGCTTACAAAGAACGATACGGGCGAGCCCCTCTCGATTTATCATTTCGATTTGTTCCGTGTAGGATCCGAGGAAGAAGTCGGGGATTTAGGATTCGAAGAATATTGGGGAACTAAGGGAATCAGTCTTGTAGAATGGTGGGAACGGGCACCTTCCGAATTTTCTAACCGAAAGTATACGATTCGGATTCGTTTAGAAGAAGAGAAGGAGGAAACCCGTAAGATCGAATTGGAACTATCGGGTTCGGAATGGAAGAATGAGAAATACCGATCCTTACTTCTATCCCCTCTGGAGCAGTAAGAATGAACAAGGTATTATTCTTTGACGCTACGAATTCCTGGATTCTAATCGGATGCTATTTGCAGGAAGAATCCGGAAAATTCTCCCTTCTCTCTAAACACGAGGAAAAGCATAATAGGGAATCCTCTCAGTTATTGGTAAAGGGAATCTCGGATTGTCTCCAAAAAGCCGGTTGGGAAAAACCGAATATCATAGTTACAGGACTCGGACCCGGATCTTTTACAGGAATCCGAATCTCGGTTACTACAGCCAGAAATTTCGCCCAAATCTGGAATATTCCGGTCTTAGGAATAGATAGCCTGGAAATTTACGCGACTCATTACTTCATCGAAAACGAATCGCCTGTATCCGTTGCGATCGAAGCCAAGCAGAACAAGGTTTATTTCGGAATAAAGGATAAAAGAGGATATCTGGGAAGTTTGGACTTGGAACCGGACGCTATTGCCGAAAAGATTCCGGAAGATAGACTAGGATCCTATATTACGGGTTTGAAATACACCGATTGTCCCGGTTTCTTTCCCGGCCAGGACATGAACGAAAATCTCCCTTCTCCCGAGGCGATACTTACGGAAAGAAGCGGAGAAATACGAAACGCACTCATAAAACCGGCGGATCATTCGCATTTACAATTAGTTCCCAAGTATGTGAGGGGAACTTACGCGGACGATAAGCCAAAGGTACATTTTAAATGAAACAGAAAAAGAAGACCGCAAAGCCTGCAAAAAAAAAGGCTAGTATAAAGAAACAGAAAACACTTCAGGAAAATTCTAATAAGCCAGCACCCAAGCCGGTCGCCGAGAAAAAAACCAAAAAAGATCATAAGGAGGCAGGTGGTAAAGGTCTGGATCTCCGCGCTTCTCTAGAAAAGGCCAAGAAAACTGTTAAAGAGCTTAAGGAAAGACTTACAAGAAGAGAATCATCTTCTAAACAAAAAGCCCCTTCCGTTCGAACGAAATTAGAAGAAGTTCCTAGGTCCCCAAAGTCGGAAAAAAAGTATGAGCCTAGGAAGAAAGAATCCTTCTCTTCCTATTCGGAAAAGCCTAGGTTTGAAAAAGAGCGGAGTTCCGGCAAAAAGGAAAATCATATTCCGGGATACCAAAAGCGATTCTCCAATCGGAATTTTTCCCACCAAGATAGAGAAAGAGATAACGAGCCTGGTCGAAAGCTTCTAAAATTCTTCCGAGTGAATGCGGGGAAAGTCGTATCCGAACAGGAAGTTTACTCCAGATTTCTTTCACAAGCCGGAAAGAAACAAGGCCATCGAAGAGAACGGTGGGAAGCCCAGGAGCAAAAAAGATCCGCGTTGGA is a window of Leptospira wolffii serovar Khorat str. Khorat-H2 DNA encoding:
- a CDS encoding c-type cytochrome, yielding MNLSRTLRAGKERGGFYRLSFLGLLLLLFFFSLLTFCKKEEALSPIATEGKGIYMANCIACHNVNPKIDGAVGPSVANSSYELLEARMKGEYPSGYAPKRQSQAMTRFTFTAEQLKALEEFLKR
- the tsaE gene encoding tRNA (adenosine(37)-N6)-threonylcarbamoyltransferase complex ATPase subunit type 1 TsaE; its protein translation is MQRQFKDLSLEELDIPAKVIAGLAGRVWKSGNYPILLLSGKMGAGKTTFSARIVFALLDFFGDPTDKKSIYVNSPTYTILNEYSFALTKNDTGEPLSIYHFDLFRVGSEEEVGDLGFEEYWGTKGISLVEWWERAPSEFSNRKYTIRIRLEEEKEETRKIELELSGSEWKNEKYRSLLLSPLEQ
- a CDS encoding inositol monophosphatase family protein is translated as MESLAPPIDFPLEEVKKRVKSVQSVSGLILESARKLQKEIRVFGIVTEAEEKERIHKADELMGKFLIDFIRQNFPNDSIISEDYFRHEGSNSFRWVLDPIDGSMNFVRGIPLYCISVGLEHRETPVAGVVFAPEMDTRYSAILSQGAFKNGLRIDVSNTDSLARSLLVSSFPTNRKEILNEVIADITAFISCGRSMRRTGSFVLDTCWVAEGVLDGIWEKGVKLWDTVASSVILTEAGGKLTDFQGKHFLSGQAEVVASNGKIHKQIIDILRNVRVSIGRN
- a CDS encoding Hsp33 family molecular chaperone HslO codes for the protein MENQDTYAYGILPDVHFRFSAAEISYAVTAASNLHGFDDTGTELLARTMLSAFFLADLVKGETKVSVQIRFYDDSEIHSVLAYSTRQGRMKATLRHRPEEDVESGQISEENLGILKVFRWKDGECIYQSIVPFRNQSFEANIEAYLRDSEQVPSFLVAFVKLEGLHWKVKGLFLQALPEARSEHIDAVREWAGKVEERKAVVFAGKIRESLQSLEADWNTKLQILEEGTPQYRCDCSEEKIKELIQNLGKEEAMDIAEEQGQIEVTCEFCNSIYRFPKEQVLELF
- a CDS encoding LIC_10030 family protein, encoding MKIKEVKELNRILSDTSHLKNKPNSIFVDNLHTSFLEFEEQYLLPSTSVFEVEFSAAESFLRSFLQLAPEFVSDCLVLPEPRPKRNIDRLFLIRPLYTEGEFFRENSPRLWKENPPPYAIVLSFFLMHLGGASKEDIQFAASQGRTMSARTKRAYFSARVVPIESLIVEDSVLVDFTAKKYQESDFMVQIGADTFEGVRHTYSEIFDEVDYSKQIQVIQESLGIQPGDWSPGKIFQPIAVEYLTLTARFLETSLRNIAKDFISFHQVVDLLLRPDSMTLEESTRISFFRWLRSHKAERMLSPSGNMAWRILREERT
- the tsaB gene encoding tRNA (adenosine(37)-N6)-threonylcarbamoyltransferase complex dimerization subunit type 1 TsaB, whose translation is MNKVLFFDATNSWILIGCYLQEESGKFSLLSKHEEKHNRESSQLLVKGISDCLQKAGWEKPNIIVTGLGPGSFTGIRISVTTARNFAQIWNIPVLGIDSLEIYATHYFIENESPVSVAIEAKQNKVYFGIKDKRGYLGSLDLEPDAIAEKIPEDRLGSYITGLKYTDCPGFFPGQDMNENLPSPEAILTERSGEIRNALIKPADHSHLQLVPKYVRGTYADDKPKVHFK
- a CDS encoding urate hydroxylase PuuD — protein: MEFTLFTTQQGLYFLVKYIHFLAGITWIGLLYYLNFVQGPFFNETDAETKKNATQKLVPRVLWWFRWGAMFTLLSGLIMIALAISSGIPHNSQWFVVILVGAIFGILMWANVWFVIWPNQKVVIAKAKGETTVDPAPNANRAFVASRTNVFFSIPMLFAMGAARNLPLSYSPDKLQIFLGIIGLIALLVEINALTADQNGPTIKPVKTVKGVITSGLVFALVVYVLMEALLTA
- a CDS encoding beta-galactosidase, which codes for MIFGADYYPEQWTPKDWEEDLRIMKDMGLTRVRLAEFSWALMEPKEGSFDFSFWLKILDLVQKHRMDAILGTPTATFPPWLAKKYPDVLQIRDGILRDIGTRRQACFSSPNYRKAVTRIVTKMAQALGKHPAVVGWQIDNEIGHEGSDIDHSITSLKAFRLWLKSKYKTIRNLNETWGNVFWGVIFNDWNEIPIPGPHVSAGFNPSMIQDFYRFHSDTIVEFVRLQAEILRKYSPGRKLTTNLYPSPFLPVIDMSELATYLDYVSWDNYPTWGDQAEPYPHPFISAMHQYVRGLKNLPFTVMEQISGFQGHDVLGYLPAPGQTKLWMKQAILQGADQIVFFRYRTARFGQEQLCYGILDHDKSLTERYSELQKGISEFLPAAKDFASEPFPAEVAVLHDIENSRNFKHQPISSGLKFQPAPFAQVGYDVEMATWFSGLNILNVNSHFLPISKTDFFKYKVLVLPLYSMVDDSIIEKLKSYVENGGTLVIGYRSGSKDKNSWMLDSQVPGPFAEMAGIKVRKFEAVGNREVKIRFRILPGSCSKICEILEPTTAKVWAKYSDGKKFYKGKPVITCNQFGKGNVIYIGASLNPISFMLLYRRILRKAGVPFTFYGPNVEKTFRKGKSKDYEILINHSGKFSPAGWNLLKPYEVRIVPKVKT